In Lacibacter sp. H375, one DNA window encodes the following:
- a CDS encoding SusC/RagA family TonB-linked outer membrane protein, producing MVQAQVTISGKVTASGNAAASNVSVVVRNTNFGTSTDATGAYSFSATLKPGKYVLEFSGVGYKTATKNISIESGTNSYTSDIELEDDVLGLDEVVVTGTGVATKKKQLGNAIATVSGRELTRGGATSIDMGLQGKVAGAQVTQNSGNPAGGITVRLRGPSTIVGSSDPLYIVDGVIVNNDSRQLIDLGGYAQNRLVDINPADIDRIEIIKGAAAAAIYGSRANNGVVQIFTKKGREGKPQFSFSTQLRSSSLRKKMEYNQVPFRFTNFVASDLTTVPVQRYDFQDKIFQNAIGTENVLSVSGGTVNTKYYASVSNLYNEGIVRNTNFMRNGFRLNLQQKLNKTMTLNFNTAYTYSTSKEIPNGGINEAYGALTGFIFGNNYVNPDKDPATGIYPSVNATAIVARTNPLEAIERFDFRQKTSRIVSSAQLTIKPVTGLNIEFTSGIDNYTQTATAYIPPRNTTPSYNGGFIRRADATVMQLNNDLTATYQKEIANELQSTTSLGGTLQYDRTLTFSANATQLGAFGQTINNGTIAAGEFRGERVIMGAFLQQTFGFKNRYFVTGAARVDASSVYGIDNRWQFFPKVSGTYIVSNEKFWTDGLAKAVSSLKLRAAYGQSGNLTAIGQYDRFTNFSPVVYGGQAGYIAPSTLGNFTVKPERQTEVEVGFDLGLLNDAISVEFSYFNKDVKDLILNRTLAPTTGYNNRFVNIGTMTNKGFEFLVRAVILNKNKLRWVSSLSYLNNKNVVNGVEGNGVLPFAGGFGQVAAVNGYPLGAYYSTFFARNPDGTLLRDLNGLPQRERGIQLANGNYTVQRGANGQPTGTLLSKVIGQPNPKHVISKIDELDFGKFNFRMQWDAMLGYDVFNFTKRVGDRDFYGGLKGYEPELRGEVPKGTSAALFSIFENWIEDGSFVKLREVSVAYNMKPKFLKGNSMRLSVIGRNLLSFDKYSGWDPEVNAAGQDNAVRGFDFVEVPIPRMIMFAVNINF from the coding sequence ATGGTACAGGCACAAGTAACAATTTCCGGTAAGGTAACCGCTTCGGGTAATGCAGCAGCATCCAACGTCTCGGTAGTGGTGCGTAATACAAATTTTGGTACATCAACCGATGCAACCGGAGCGTATAGTTTTTCTGCTACTCTGAAACCGGGTAAGTATGTATTGGAGTTCTCAGGTGTTGGATATAAAACAGCAACAAAAAATATATCCATTGAAAGTGGCACAAACAGTTACACAAGCGATATTGAGTTAGAGGATGACGTATTAGGTCTTGATGAAGTTGTTGTAACAGGTACAGGTGTTGCCACTAAGAAAAAACAATTGGGTAATGCTATTGCAACAGTATCGGGCAGAGAGTTAACAAGAGGTGGCGCAACATCTATTGATATGGGTTTGCAGGGAAAAGTTGCAGGTGCACAGGTTACACAAAACAGTGGAAACCCTGCCGGTGGTATTACTGTTCGTTTACGTGGACCAAGTACCATTGTTGGTTCTTCTGATCCTTTATATATTGTTGATGGAGTCATTGTCAATAACGATTCCCGGCAGTTGATCGATCTTGGTGGTTATGCACAAAACAGGTTGGTTGATATTAACCCTGCTGATATCGATCGTATTGAAATTATTAAAGGTGCAGCTGCAGCAGCTATCTATGGTTCAAGAGCTAATAACGGTGTAGTACAGATATTTACAAAGAAAGGTCGTGAAGGCAAACCCCAATTCAGTTTCTCTACACAGTTGCGCAGCAGTTCACTCCGTAAAAAAATGGAGTATAATCAGGTGCCATTCCGTTTTACAAATTTTGTAGCAAGCGATCTTACTACCGTTCCTGTACAGCGTTATGATTTCCAGGATAAAATTTTTCAAAATGCTATTGGCACAGAGAATGTGTTGTCAGTTTCGGGAGGCACTGTTAATACAAAATATTATGCGTCGGTTTCAAACCTTTATAACGAAGGCATTGTACGCAATACCAATTTTATGCGGAATGGTTTTCGTTTAAACCTTCAGCAAAAGCTGAATAAAACAATGACGCTTAATTTCAATACTGCTTATACATACAGCACCAGTAAGGAAATTCCCAATGGTGGTATCAATGAAGCATATGGTGCTTTGACCGGTTTTATTTTTGGCAATAACTATGTTAATCCGGATAAAGATCCTGCAACGGGTATTTATCCATCTGTAAATGCAACAGCTATTGTTGCACGTACAAACCCATTGGAAGCAATTGAGCGTTTCGATTTCCGCCAAAAGACAAGCCGTATTGTATCAAGTGCACAGTTAACCATTAAGCCGGTTACAGGATTGAATATTGAGTTTACTTCAGGGATCGATAACTACACGCAAACAGCAACTGCCTATATTCCTCCACGTAATACAACGCCTTCTTATAACGGTGGTTTTATACGTCGTGCAGATGCGACTGTTATGCAGTTGAATAATGATCTTACAGCTACCTATCAAAAAGAAATTGCAAATGAACTGCAGTCAACAACATCATTGGGTGGAACACTACAATACGATCGTACGTTGACTTTTTCTGCAAATGCAACACAGTTGGGTGCATTTGGTCAAACCATTAACAACGGAACCATTGCTGCTGGTGAGTTTAGAGGCGAGCGTGTAATTATGGGTGCTTTCCTGCAACAAACATTTGGATTTAAAAACAGATACTTTGTTACAGGCGCAGCACGTGTTGATGCATCGTCTGTGTATGGCATTGATAACCGTTGGCAGTTCTTCCCCAAAGTGAGCGGAACATATATTGTATCAAATGAAAAATTCTGGACTGATGGTCTGGCAAAAGCAGTAAGCAGTTTAAAACTGCGTGCAGCATATGGACAGAGTGGTAACTTAACTGCCATTGGTCAATACGACCGTTTTACAAATTTCTCACCAGTAGTTTATGGCGGGCAGGCTGGCTATATTGCCCCATCTACATTGGGTAATTTCACAGTGAAACCAGAACGCCAAACGGAAGTTGAAGTTGGTTTCGACCTTGGCTTGTTAAATGATGCCATCAGTGTTGAATTCAGCTATTTCAATAAAGATGTAAAAGATCTTATTCTCAACCGCACACTTGCTCCAACAACTGGTTATAACAATCGCTTTGTAAACATTGGTACCATGACCAACAAAGGATTTGAATTCCTTGTTCGTGCAGTTATTCTTAATAAGAATAAGTTGCGCTGGGTATCAAGCTTGTCTTATCTCAATAATAAGAATGTAGTAAATGGTGTGGAAGGTAACGGCGTATTGCCGTTTGCCGGTGGCTTTGGACAGGTTGCCGCAGTGAATGGTTATCCGTTAGGTGCATATTACAGTACCTTCTTTGCACGAAATCCTGATGGAACTTTGCTGCGTGATTTGAATGGATTGCCACAACGTGAAAGAGGAATACAATTGGCTAATGGTAACTACACAGTTCAACGTGGTGCAAATGGTCAACCAACCGGTACATTGCTGAGTAAGGTAATTGGTCAGCCAAATCCTAAACATGTCATTTCTAAAATTGACGAACTCGATTTCGGCAAATTTAATTTCCGTATGCAGTGGGATGCAATGTTGGGTTATGATGTATTCAACTTTACCAAGCGTGTAGGTGATCGTGATTTTTATGGCGGATTGAAAGGATACGAACCTGAGTTGCGTGGAGAAGTACCTAAAGGTACAAGCGCTGCTCTCTTCAGCATTTTTGAAAACTGGATCGAAGATGGATCGTTTGTAAAGCTTCGTGAAGTATCAGTAGCTTATAATATGAAGCCGAAGTTTTTAAAAGGCAACAGTATGCGTTTGAGTGTAATTGGACGTAACCTGCTTTCATTTGATAAATACAGCGGATGGGATCCGGAAGTAAATGCTGCAGGACAGGATAATGCGGTGCGTGGTTTCGATTTTGTGGAAGTACCGATCCCAAGAATGATCATGTTTGCAGTAAACATTAATTTCTAA
- a CDS encoding RagB/SusD family nutrient uptake outer membrane protein — MKKIFVCSVSLIAFAFSSCKMDIVNPNGPTDAQVVSTREGLITYSIGMKQNYAASAFESLAITTGGTTREVKGIATFTNVLEIEAGGSALPTFNGNVLGVWLRMNRVMGMADDIIENAPTVLATDNAMRSGVVAHAHLFKAMAIGGLATAFEQVPVATNKAGGVTFVTRQNGLLKAIELLEQAAALIAATAPSAEFNTRVAGANFNLLNCINAYLARYNLMAGRHAQAIAAANLVPLNSASQFAYDGAQTVNPIFNQLRVVNSFSPRDNFGLPAGMFDPADGRIAFYFQGAQVTSGPDVLRTIRGFAQTNSSPIPVYLPDEMRLIKAEAILRSGGTVADAITEINAVRQQSTGDVFGVHANLPAYSGSTTVNDLLIEVYRQRCAELYLSGLRLEDSRRFGRTAPPANVNPVPVTFERNRNFYPYPDQERLNNPNTPADPAI; from the coding sequence ATGAAAAAGATATTCGTCTGTTCTGTATCCCTCATTGCATTTGCATTCAGCAGTTGCAAGATGGATATTGTAAATCCGAATGGTCCTACTGATGCGCAGGTTGTCTCTACACGTGAGGGATTGATCACTTACAGTATTGGTATGAAACAAAACTATGCTGCTTCTGCTTTTGAATCGCTGGCAATAACAACCGGTGGCACAACACGTGAAGTAAAAGGTATAGCCACATTTACGAACGTACTTGAAATTGAAGCAGGCGGTTCTGCATTGCCAACATTTAATGGAAATGTATTGGGTGTTTGGTTGCGTATGAATCGTGTAATGGGTATGGCGGATGATATTATTGAAAATGCGCCAACTGTTCTTGCAACAGATAACGCCATGCGTTCAGGTGTGGTAGCACATGCACATTTATTTAAAGCCATGGCGATTGGGGGATTGGCAACAGCGTTTGAACAAGTACCTGTTGCAACCAATAAAGCAGGTGGCGTAACATTTGTTACCCGTCAGAATGGTTTATTAAAAGCAATTGAGTTGCTCGAACAGGCTGCAGCATTAATTGCTGCAACTGCACCATCAGCCGAATTTAATACAAGAGTAGCGGGTGCAAATTTTAACCTGTTGAATTGTATCAATGCATACCTGGCAAGATATAACCTGATGGCAGGCCGTCATGCACAGGCAATTGCTGCTGCTAATCTTGTTCCATTAAATTCAGCTTCACAGTTTGCATATGATGGTGCACAAACTGTAAACCCTATTTTTAATCAATTACGTGTGGTAAACAGTTTTTCTCCACGTGATAATTTTGGTCTACCGGCAGGTATGTTCGATCCTGCTGATGGGCGCATTGCTTTTTATTTCCAGGGAGCACAAGTAACTAGCGGTCCTGATGTGTTGCGCACTATTCGTGGTTTTGCACAAACAAACAGCAGCCCTATTCCCGTTTATTTACCCGATGAAATGCGTTTGATCAAAGCTGAAGCTATTCTGCGTTCCGGCGGTACAGTAGCAGACGCAATTACAGAGATCAATGCCGTGCGTCAACAATCAACCGGTGATGTTTTTGGCGTGCATGCTAACCTACCGGCATATTCAGGTTCAACTACAGTAAATGATCTGCTAATCGAAGTTTACCGGCAGCGTTGTGCTGAGTTGTATTTAAGCGGACTGCGCTTAGAAGACAGTCGTCGCTTTGGCCGTACAGCTCCTCCTGCAAATGTAAATCCCGTTCCTGTAACATTTGAACGCAACAGGAATTTCTATCCTTATCCTGACCAGGAACGATTAAATAATCCAAATACACCCGCCGATCCGGCGATATAA
- a CDS encoding RNA polymerase sigma factor, protein MIDQRQLIKDCLRGNAMAQKQLYDAFAETMLGICYRYTKSLADAEDVLQEGFVKVFRNLHTYRSEGELGGWIRTIMVNTALNYLKKKKEYQYDMSFLSEPLHPVSNDNPEVLLRTKQLAELIRQLPTGYQTIFNLHAVEGFTHVEIGKMLGISEGTSRSQYMRARNLLITWIEKYNSEPQKQVYGGSSI, encoded by the coding sequence ATGATCGATCAGCGGCAACTAATAAAAGACTGTTTGCGTGGCAATGCCATGGCTCAAAAGCAACTCTATGATGCTTTTGCTGAAACCATGCTTGGTATTTGTTACCGTTATACCAAATCCCTGGCCGATGCGGAAGATGTATTGCAGGAAGGTTTTGTAAAAGTGTTTCGTAACCTTCATACTTACCGAAGTGAAGGAGAATTGGGAGGCTGGATACGCACCATTATGGTGAACACTGCTTTGAACTATTTAAAAAAGAAAAAGGAATACCAATACGATATGTCGTTCCTGAGTGAGCCGTTACATCCTGTAAGTAATGATAACCCTGAAGTGTTACTACGAACCAAACAACTGGCTGAATTGATAAGACAACTCCCCACCGGTTATCAAACGATCTTTAACCTGCATGCAGTGGAAGGCTTCACACATGTAGAGATCGGAAAGATGCTCGGCATCAGCGAAGGCACCAGCCGCAGCCAGTATATGCGAGCAAGAAACCTGTTGATCACCTGGATTGAAAAATATAATTCCGAACCCCAAAAGCAAGTGTATGGCGGATCATCAATTTGA
- a CDS encoding outer membrane beta-barrel protein: protein MADHQFEQKVSQQLSDFKLKPSAEVWQQVEIQLEEDRKRRRWFFYLPIAALLIGGLLYAVWPAEEPAKADVAVQTNSDKSNTTLTRENNSIESPLTKTESSTTVNETTASKKETEEKILGLKKETSTPVKQNTIVKPVNIQKIKTGNRQIVAVTTQKQKSKDEVALVTDKVTVQKEASVDQTIVSVETKQPEQKTDSPAVNLSAVIKTDTAQTTASTSTVDTNAVALAEPAPTITKKKWQLGLHVSTGIADIRGSLFPGSGFKSFSLSDRFYSPTGIGNGGQGGATRIVQYDYAIKPAAQLGVGVLLRKPFKKRHSFVTGLQYQYSSYSVTQRQRIDSFLTPTNMFSNISTKEKTEQFRMHTLNVPLELEFKIADIKKGKLLFSAGVHNWFVVSSTQTDTLSAFRYAAESYRSTAYNGSTVIKETKATTYQPQLYISPSFEWRGKKTSSQLGLYLDYGLRPAYKSTSKDYWWQTGIRYRIFFNR from the coding sequence ATGGCGGATCATCAATTTGAACAAAAGGTAAGCCAGCAGCTGTCCGACTTCAAACTGAAGCCATCGGCAGAAGTGTGGCAACAAGTGGAGATACAATTGGAAGAAGATAGAAAACGCAGGAGATGGTTTTTCTATTTACCCATTGCAGCACTTTTAATTGGAGGGTTGCTCTATGCTGTATGGCCTGCGGAAGAACCTGCGAAAGCTGATGTAGCTGTGCAGACAAACTCAGATAAATCAAATACAACATTAACCAGAGAAAATAATTCAATTGAATCGCCATTAACCAAAACCGAATCATCGACAACTGTAAACGAAACAACAGCTTCTAAAAAAGAGACTGAAGAAAAAATCTTAGGTCTGAAAAAGGAAACATCAACACCGGTTAAACAGAATACAATTGTAAAACCAGTGAATATTCAGAAGATAAAAACGGGAAACAGGCAAATAGTTGCAGTAACAACTCAAAAGCAAAAAAGTAAAGATGAAGTTGCTCTTGTTACTGATAAAGTAACAGTGCAAAAAGAAGCATCCGTTGATCAAACGATTGTTTCTGTTGAAACAAAACAACCTGAACAAAAAACAGATAGTCCTGCTGTTAACCTATCCGCAGTAATTAAAACAGATACAGCACAAACAACTGCATCAACTTCCACTGTTGATACAAATGCTGTTGCGCTTGCAGAACCCGCACCAACAATTACAAAAAAGAAATGGCAGTTGGGTTTACATGTAAGTACAGGAATAGCTGATATCAGGGGAAGTCTGTTCCCGGGATCAGGATTTAAATCTTTCTCTCTTTCCGATCGATTTTATTCTCCCACTGGAATTGGCAATGGTGGACAGGGTGGGGCTACACGAATTGTTCAATATGACTATGCCATAAAACCTGCTGCTCAATTAGGCGTTGGTGTTTTGTTACGCAAACCATTTAAGAAAAGACATTCGTTTGTAACAGGTCTGCAATATCAATACAGCAGCTACTCTGTTACACAACGCCAGCGTATCGATTCATTTTTGACGCCCACGAATATGTTCAGCAATATTTCAACAAAAGAAAAAACTGAACAATTTCGCATGCATACTTTGAATGTGCCGCTTGAACTGGAATTTAAAATTGCTGATATTAAAAAAGGTAAATTATTATTCAGTGCCGGTGTACATAACTGGTTTGTAGTATCCTCAACACAAACTGATACGCTGTCTGCATTTCGTTATGCAGCTGAAAGTTACCGCAGCACTGCTTATAATGGTAGCACAGTTATAAAAGAAACAAAAGCAACCACATATCAGCCACAACTATATATATCACCATCATTTGAATGGAGAGGTAAAAAAACAAGCTCACAGTTAGGATTGTACCTCGATTATGGATTGCGTCCGGCCTATAAGAGCACATCAAAGGATTACTGGTGGCAAACAGGTATCCGTTACCGTATCTTTTTTAATCGCTGA
- a CDS encoding LVIVD repeat-containing protein, which produces MKQRNFKTFALLLVTVSLLQSCLKDKCTQTYTLLRPVYKTKQEVWSEIKSKPAKAIINPGKISLFGNTIFLNEIDKGIHVIDNSNPSQPKNIGFIEVPGNIDLAINGNRLYADLFNDLITIDISNPQQVKVLNIKEKVFPHRLFSNGFSADTNLVIVDWLRKDTTVTVSCSNGQRQGPFLWDRGFLAVAQNFSSSGAAAVTKGINGSMARFALKNDYLYTVSNNDLKVFGLQNADQPQHLNTVAVGWGIETIYPFKEQLFIGSNNGMFIFSVQNPAVPQKTGSFQHAFACDPVIADDTHAYVTLRSGTTCRGAIANQLDVINITNLQAPSLLKTYPLTNPHGLSKDGNLLFVCDGKDGLRIYNAANPGSLSLVKHIKGFEAYDVIAWNGNALVVTKTALLQFDYSNQTNISQRSSITIQR; this is translated from the coding sequence ATGAAACAAAGAAATTTCAAAACCTTTGCGTTACTGCTTGTAACTGTTTCTTTATTGCAAAGCTGTCTTAAAGACAAGTGCACACAAACCTATACGCTGCTTCGTCCGGTTTATAAAACCAAGCAGGAAGTATGGAGTGAAATAAAAAGTAAACCTGCGAAAGCAATCATTAATCCCGGTAAAATTTCACTCTTCGGCAATACTATTTTTCTCAATGAAATTGACAAAGGCATACATGTGATCGATAACAGTAATCCATCACAGCCAAAAAACATTGGCTTTATAGAAGTGCCCGGCAATATTGATCTTGCGATAAATGGAAACAGGTTGTATGCCGATCTCTTCAACGATCTTATTACAATTGATATCAGTAATCCTCAACAGGTAAAAGTTTTGAACATTAAAGAAAAAGTGTTTCCGCACCGTTTATTCAGCAATGGTTTTTCGGCTGATACAAATCTGGTGATCGTTGACTGGCTACGAAAAGATACAACGGTAACCGTAAGTTGCAGTAATGGACAAAGGCAAGGGCCTTTTCTGTGGGACAGAGGTTTTCTTGCGGTAGCACAAAACTTTTCTTCATCAGGTGCCGCTGCAGTTACAAAAGGGATAAATGGGTCCATGGCAAGATTTGCCTTGAAGAATGATTATCTCTACACCGTTTCAAACAACGATCTGAAAGTATTTGGTTTGCAAAATGCAGATCAACCGCAACACTTGAACACAGTAGCGGTAGGTTGGGGAATTGAAACCATCTATCCCTTCAAAGAACAATTATTTATTGGTTCGAACAATGGTATGTTCATCTTTAGTGTGCAAAATCCTGCAGTACCTCAAAAAACAGGAAGTTTTCAACATGCATTTGCCTGCGATCCTGTGATTGCTGATGATACACATGCTTATGTAACTCTGCGCAGCGGCACCACATGCCGTGGAGCAATTGCAAATCAACTTGACGTTATCAATATTACAAACCTGCAAGCACCTTCATTACTTAAAACCTATCCGCTGACAAATCCGCATGGTTTATCTAAAGATGGCAACCTGTTGTTTGTGTGCGATGGTAAAGATGGTTTGCGTATTTACAATGCAGCAAACCCGGGCAGTTTAAGCTTGGTGAAACATATTAAAGGATTTGAAGCCTATGATGTAATTGCCTGGAACGGTAACGCATTGGTTGTAACAAAAACAGCGTTGTTGCAATTTGATTACAGCAATCAAACAAATATCAGTCAACGTAGCAGTATCACTATTCAAAGATAA
- the queG gene encoding tRNA epoxyqueuosine(34) reductase QueG, which translates to MLNTSAHTAFIKQTAASLGFSYCGIAKAQRLDDDAKKLEAWLNKGMHGSMQYMENHFDMRVDPTQLVPGAKSVITLMMNYFPSATQKENAPKISKYAFGNDYHEVIRNKLKELLALINTNIGKVNGRGFVDSAPVLERSWAQRSGLGWIGKNGNLISKQSGSFFFLATLICDLELEYDSPFAKDFCGSCTKCIDSCPTDAILPDKVIDGSKCISYFTIELKDALIDENMKGKFKNWMFGCDVCQDVCPWNRFSKPTTEQKFTPIPEILNLSNKEWEEMSEETFKQLFKNSPLKRTKFAGIQRNLKFIQSA; encoded by the coding sequence CTGCTAAACACATCAGCACATACCGCCTTCATAAAACAAACAGCTGCATCGCTTGGTTTCAGCTATTGTGGTATTGCCAAAGCCCAACGGCTTGATGATGATGCAAAAAAACTTGAAGCCTGGCTGAACAAGGGCATGCATGGCAGCATGCAATACATGGAAAATCATTTCGACATGCGTGTTGATCCTACACAACTTGTACCCGGGGCAAAGAGTGTGATCACATTAATGATGAATTATTTTCCATCAGCTACACAAAAAGAAAACGCTCCCAAGATTTCGAAGTATGCTTTTGGAAATGATTACCATGAAGTGATCCGCAACAAACTGAAAGAACTATTAGCATTGATCAATACAAACATTGGTAAAGTAAACGGCAGGGGTTTTGTTGATAGTGCACCTGTATTAGAAAGAAGTTGGGCCCAACGAAGTGGTTTGGGTTGGATCGGCAAGAATGGAAACCTCATCAGTAAACAAAGTGGTTCGTTCTTTTTTCTTGCAACTCTCATCTGCGATCTAGAACTGGAATATGATTCGCCTTTTGCAAAAGATTTTTGCGGCAGCTGCACAAAATGTATTGACAGTTGCCCTACGGATGCTATCCTTCCAGACAAAGTAATTGATGGCAGCAAATGCATCTCCTACTTCACCATCGAATTAAAAGATGCATTGATCGATGAAAACATGAAAGGCAAATTCAAAAATTGGATGTTTGGTTGCGATGTTTGCCAGGATGTTTGTCCATGGAACCGTTTCAGCAAACCAACAACAGAACAAAAATTTACGCCTATTCCCGAAATATTAAATCTATCAAATAAAGAATGGGAAGAAATGAGTGAAGAAACATTTAAGCAATTATTTAAAAATTCTCCCCTCAAACGAACAAAGTTTGCCGGTATTCAACGCAACTTAAAATTCATTCAGTCCGCTTAA
- a CDS encoding serine hydrolase domain-containing protein, which yields MKQMLLFLFSAFLFSTSNAQSFTEVEQIMLNNQKQLGDDQALIIYKDGKALYQKMLGDFRPNIQAPIGESSQWLTAAMVMIMVQEGKISLDDNVGKYLPIFPKWMKGYITIRHCLSHTTGIETDKQGAGKLFQRKSFSSLEEEVNYYAEKRAIANNPGNWFQYDQIGPSIAGRVLEVVTKKKFDRLIQEKLFRPLNMRITSFSNYTSAISPFDGAKSSAVEYTNFLSMLLNKGMFNGKQILTEASIAEIMKLQTGTALNKYTPPFMNGFSYGLGTWRETSDGKVVNCVSQNSPFVWIDYCRGYSCILLAKKERDGLKRELYDQLKAAIDAQITSTCK from the coding sequence ATGAAACAAATGCTGCTTTTTCTTTTCAGCGCTTTTTTATTCAGTACCTCAAATGCTCAAAGTTTTACAGAAGTAGAACAGATCATGCTCAACAACCAGAAACAGTTGGGCGATGACCAGGCTCTCATTATTTACAAAGATGGCAAAGCATTGTACCAGAAAATGCTGGGCGATTTCAGGCCAAACATACAGGCACCGATTGGCGAAAGCAGTCAATGGCTTACCGCAGCAATGGTCATGATCATGGTGCAGGAAGGAAAAATTTCACTGGATGATAACGTTGGAAAATACCTGCCCATTTTCCCAAAGTGGATGAAGGGTTACATCACCATCCGTCATTGCCTCAGCCACACAACAGGTATTGAAACAGATAAACAAGGAGCAGGCAAATTATTTCAACGAAAGAGTTTTTCATCGCTTGAAGAAGAAGTGAATTATTATGCTGAGAAAAGAGCTATCGCCAATAATCCCGGCAATTGGTTTCAGTATGATCAGATCGGCCCTTCCATTGCAGGACGTGTATTGGAAGTAGTGACAAAGAAAAAATTTGACCGATTGATACAGGAGAAATTATTTCGTCCGCTGAACATGCGCATCACAAGTTTTAGTAATTACACATCTGCTATCAGTCCGTTTGATGGTGCAAAATCGTCAGCCGTTGAATACACAAATTTCTTAAGCATGTTATTGAATAAAGGCATGTTTAATGGGAAACAAATTTTAACGGAAGCATCCATTGCAGAAATAATGAAACTGCAAACAGGCACTGCGCTGAATAAATACACACCGCCTTTTATGAATGGCTTTAGTTATGGCCTCGGCACATGGCGAGAAACAAGTGATGGTAAAGTTGTGAACTGTGTATCACAAAACAGCCCGTTTGTATGGATCGACTATTGCCGTGGCTACAGTTGTATTCTCTTGGCCAAAAAGGAAAGGGATGGATTAAAACGTGAATTGTATGATCAACTGAAAGCAGCTATTGATGCACAGATCACAAGCACTTGCAAATAA
- a CDS encoding VOC family protein, which produces MPTILNPYLIFNGNCKEAMNFYKDCFGGELTMQTVAESPMASQLPPNLQDAIMHSQLISGSIVIMASDMNREKLNDGNGSQLCLQCSSEEEVKRFFAHLEQGGIVTEPLAKMFWGGYYGSLIDKYGKYWSFNYEEPHP; this is translated from the coding sequence ATGCCAACAATACTAAACCCTTATCTCATCTTTAACGGCAATTGTAAAGAAGCAATGAATTTTTATAAGGATTGCTTCGGTGGCGAACTAACCATGCAAACAGTTGCCGAATCGCCCATGGCAAGTCAGTTACCTCCCAACCTGCAGGATGCAATTATGCATTCGCAATTGATCAGCGGATCGATCGTAATCATGGCTTCGGATATGAACCGGGAAAAACTGAACGATGGCAATGGTTCACAACTTTGCCTGCAATGCAGCAGCGAAGAAGAAGTGAAACGTTTCTTTGCACACCTTGAGCAAGGAGGTATAGTCACGGAACCATTAGCCAAAATGTTCTGGGGTGGTTATTATGGTTCGCTGATCGATAAGTATGGCAAATACTGGTCGTTCAATTACGAAGAACCTCACCCATAA
- a CDS encoding VOC family protein, with protein MATIKSIYINLPVKDLAVTKAFWATLGFSFNEQFSDDKAVCLVLNEGTMYSMLITHEFFSTFTNRSIADGTTTQVLIAIEVESRERVDEIIKAALSNGGSRYRESADHGWMYYDSFADPDGHQWEVMYTDASQIPS; from the coding sequence ATGGCAACAATAAAATCGATCTACATCAATTTGCCTGTTAAGGACCTTGCCGTAACAAAGGCATTCTGGGCAACTTTAGGATTCAGCTTTAATGAGCAATTCAGTGATGATAAAGCTGTGTGTCTTGTATTGAACGAAGGAACAATGTATTCCATGCTTATTACACATGAATTCTTTTCTACGTTCACGAACCGTTCTATTGCAGACGGAACCACTACACAGGTATTGATCGCCATAGAAGTTGAAAGCAGGGAAAGAGTTGATGAAATAATAAAGGCGGCACTTTCTAATGGCGGCAGTCGCTATCGTGAGTCGGCCGATCATGGATGGATGTATTACGATTCTTTTGCAGACCCTGATGGACATCAATGGGAAGTAATGTACACCGATGCGTCGCAAATTCCTTCCTGA